One Deinococcus sp. LM3 genomic region harbors:
- a CDS encoding ABC transporter substrate-binding protein codes for MKKIAALSTLLILTSALAVAPKDTLVIQESADIPTMDPGVTYDTASGSITENLYETLLTYSGASLTKLEPLLSTKWTISNGGKTYTFDLRKNVKFHSGGAMTCADAEYSFERNLVTNSAESGNWFIAESLLGTGANANDDKTITWARIDKAVECNNSGQLVFTLPAVDPAFLAKLAYTGQSVIDSKHAIKLGEWSGKESDWKTWVGKDLTNSALSKQPSGTGAYKFVRKDANAFLASAFDGYWGKKPAIKNIIIQKVPELAARQQAFLRGDADLIEGGGRAVDEEQIKGKSGVAWIDNLPNTVSSAFFMNQNIKSSGLLGSGKLDGKGIPATFFKDANVRRAFSYAFNYKQYIDDVLKGKGKQRTMLLPDTFPGYDAKVGTYSYDKAKAEQFFKRAWGGQLWKNGFVMTANYRAGSVPAQTAMEILKKNIEAMNPKFKINIQAKPWSEMLADSKTGKEAMIVIGWAPDYADPDNFMYTFYSSNGYYSPRSNFKDAQVDKWLEQARNTVNTAERNRLYSLVGKKAYEQAPYILMPAGIGYTFVRDNLVGVSTGNFNPMTSFSYTGTLWKDLSKK; via the coding sequence ATGAAGAAAATCGCTGCCCTCAGCACCCTGCTCATCCTGACCTCCGCCCTGGCGGTCGCCCCCAAAGACACCCTGGTCATCCAGGAGTCCGCTGACATCCCCACCATGGACCCCGGCGTCACCTACGACACCGCCTCCGGCTCCATCACCGAGAACCTCTACGAGACCCTGCTGACCTACAGCGGCGCCAGCCTCACCAAACTCGAGCCCCTGCTGTCCACCAAGTGGACCATCAGCAACGGCGGCAAGACCTACACCTTCGACCTGCGCAAGAACGTCAAGTTCCACAGCGGCGGCGCCATGACCTGCGCCGACGCCGAGTACTCCTTCGAGCGTAACCTCGTGACCAACAGCGCCGAGTCCGGCAACTGGTTCATCGCCGAGAGCCTCCTGGGCACCGGTGCCAACGCCAACGACGACAAGACCATCACCTGGGCCCGCATCGACAAGGCCGTCGAGTGCAACAACAGCGGCCAGCTGGTCTTCACGCTGCCCGCCGTCGACCCCGCCTTCCTGGCGAAACTGGCCTACACCGGCCAGAGCGTCATCGACAGCAAGCACGCCATCAAGCTCGGCGAGTGGAGCGGCAAGGAAAGCGACTGGAAGACCTGGGTCGGCAAGGATCTGACCAACAGCGCCCTGAGCAAGCAGCCCAGCGGCACCGGCGCGTACAAGTTCGTCCGCAAGGACGCCAACGCCTTCCTGGCCAGCGCCTTCGACGGCTACTGGGGCAAGAAACCCGCCATCAAGAACATCATCATCCAGAAAGTGCCTGAACTGGCCGCCCGCCAGCAGGCCTTCCTGCGCGGCGACGCCGACCTGATCGAGGGTGGCGGCCGCGCCGTGGACGAAGAGCAGATCAAGGGCAAGAGCGGCGTCGCCTGGATCGACAACCTGCCCAACACCGTGTCCAGCGCGTTCTTCATGAACCAGAACATCAAGAGCAGCGGCCTGCTGGGCAGCGGCAAACTGGACGGCAAGGGCATCCCCGCGACCTTCTTCAAGGACGCCAACGTGCGCCGCGCCTTCAGCTACGCCTTCAACTACAAGCAGTACATCGACGACGTCCTGAAGGGCAAGGGCAAACAGCGCACCATGCTGCTGCCCGACACCTTCCCCGGCTATGACGCCAAGGTCGGCACGTACTCCTACGACAAGGCCAAGGCCGAACAGTTCTTCAAGCGCGCCTGGGGCGGCCAGCTCTGGAAGAACGGCTTCGTCATGACCGCCAACTACCGCGCCGGCAGCGTGCCCGCGCAGACGGCCATGGAAATCCTGAAGAAGAACATCGAAGCCATGAACCCCAAGTTCAAGATCAACATCCAGGCCAAGCCCTGGAGCGAGATGCTGGCCGACTCCAAGACCGGCAAGGAAGCTATGATCGTGATCGGCTGGGCGCCTGACTACGCCGACCCCGACAACTTCATGTACACCTTCTACTCCAGCAACGGGTACTACTCCCCCCGCAGCAACTTCAAAGACGCGCAGGTCGACAAGTGGCTCGAGCAGGCCCGCAACACGGTCAACACCGCCGAGCGTAACCGCCTGTACAGCCTCGTCGGCAAGAAAGCCTACGAGCAGGCCCCCTACATCCTGATGCCCGCCGGCATCGGCTACACCTTCGTGCGCGACAACCTGGTGGGCGTCAGCACCGGCAACTTCAACCCCATGACGTCCTTCAGCTACACCGGCACCCTCTGGAAGGACCTGAGCAAGAAGTAA
- a CDS encoding D-alanine--D-alanine ligase family protein: MKKRILLLAGGQSGEHEVSLMSARSVLSALPRDQFDVTPVVISKQGRWLPPTETQRALESGEAATGGDLVLHRVASAEGYDAVFPLLHGPMGEDGTVQGLLTLAGIPFVGSGVLGSSVSMDKVMTKQVLASAGIAQVAWRLAVRREWQQDPQAVRDRAAELGFPLFVKPANLGSSVGISKVGTPDELDGALNLAFGLDRRVILEAMTSHKPREVEVGILGNDAPIASPVGELRFDAEFYDYETKYTEGRATMHIPAPLPVEVAARVQAAALTAFRALDCAGLARVDFFYVEETGELLLNEVNTMPGFTTTSMYPKLFEAAGLSYSELVTRLVGLALEER; the protein is encoded by the coding sequence GTGAAGAAGCGCATTCTGCTGCTGGCCGGCGGCCAGTCCGGTGAACACGAGGTCAGCCTCATGAGTGCCCGTAGTGTCCTCAGCGCCCTGCCCAGGGATCAGTTCGATGTGACACCCGTGGTGATCAGCAAGCAGGGGCGCTGGCTGCCGCCCACCGAGACGCAGCGCGCCCTGGAGAGCGGCGAGGCCGCGACCGGCGGGGATCTGGTGCTGCACCGCGTGGCGAGTGCCGAGGGCTACGACGCGGTGTTCCCGCTGCTGCACGGCCCGATGGGCGAGGACGGCACCGTGCAGGGCCTGCTGACCCTGGCGGGCATTCCGTTCGTGGGCAGCGGCGTGCTGGGTTCGTCGGTCAGCATGGACAAGGTCATGACCAAGCAGGTGCTGGCCTCGGCCGGGATCGCGCAGGTGGCGTGGCGGCTGGCGGTGCGCCGCGAGTGGCAGCAGGACCCGCAGGCGGTGCGGGACCGCGCGGCCGAACTGGGCTTCCCGCTGTTCGTGAAACCCGCGAACCTGGGGTCCAGCGTGGGCATCAGCAAGGTGGGCACGCCGGACGAACTGGACGGCGCGCTGAACTTGGCGTTCGGGCTGGACCGCCGCGTGATCCTGGAGGCCATGACCAGCCACAAACCCCGTGAGGTCGAGGTGGGCATCCTGGGAAACGACGCGCCCATTGCCAGTCCGGTCGGGGAGCTGCGTTTCGACGCCGAGTTCTACGATTACGAGACGAAGTACACCGAGGGCCGCGCGACCATGCACATCCCGGCGCCGCTGCCGGTGGAGGTGGCCGCGCGGGTGCAGGCGGCGGCGCTGACGGCCTTCCGGGCGCTGGACTGCGCCGGGCTGGCCCGCGTGGATTTCTTCTACGTCGAGGAGACGGGCGAGTTGCTGCTGAACGAGGTGAACACCATGCCGGGCTTCACGACGACCAGCATGTACCCGAAGCTGTTCGAGGCGGCGGGCCTGAGTTACAGCGAGCTGGTCACGCGACTGGTGGGGCTGGCCCTCGAGGAGCGCTGA
- a CDS encoding extracellular solute-binding protein — MKRTLLAVTALLLAGTSLAQTKTLTVYSGRAKTFVDPVVQQFERQTGIKVNVRYGTDAQLVAAIREEGSKSPADVFWGNSMGALGELAEEGRFTKLGTALTRNVSSDYLPENRSWLPTTVRFRTLAYNTGKIKPESLPDSILDLPKMTSLKGRIGWTVSYPSFQDFLGAMISKYGEATTRQWLEGMKALQPKDYKTSNVGMLEAMRAGEIDVALTNHYYIQRVNRLSYPIDTYFFKNGDIGNLGNATGAAILKTTKNSASAARFLSALVAKDAQTFFLSVNFEYPVIGNILQPTTMLPYSDVVKRSPRIDPTVLPKNIDKAQKLLRDAGLL, encoded by the coding sequence ATGAAGCGTACCCTGCTCGCCGTCACCGCCCTGCTGCTCGCCGGCACCAGCCTCGCGCAGACCAAGACCCTGACCGTCTACTCCGGCCGCGCCAAGACCTTCGTCGACCCGGTCGTGCAGCAGTTCGAACGTCAGACCGGCATCAAGGTCAACGTCCGCTACGGCACCGACGCCCAGCTGGTCGCCGCGATCCGCGAGGAAGGCAGCAAGAGCCCCGCCGACGTCTTCTGGGGCAACTCCATGGGCGCCCTGGGCGAACTGGCCGAGGAAGGCCGCTTCACGAAACTCGGCACTGCCCTGACCCGCAACGTCAGCAGCGACTACCTGCCCGAGAACCGCTCCTGGCTGCCCACCACCGTGCGCTTCCGCACCCTGGCGTACAACACCGGCAAGATCAAGCCCGAATCCCTGCCCGACTCCATCCTGGACCTGCCCAAGATGACCAGCCTCAAGGGCCGCATCGGCTGGACCGTCAGCTACCCCAGCTTCCAGGACTTCCTGGGCGCCATGATCAGCAAGTACGGCGAGGCCACCACCCGCCAGTGGCTCGAGGGCATGAAGGCCCTGCAGCCCAAGGACTACAAGACCAGCAACGTGGGCATGCTCGAAGCCATGCGCGCCGGCGAGATCGACGTGGCGCTCACCAACCACTACTACATCCAGCGCGTGAACCGCCTGAGCTACCCCATCGACACGTACTTCTTCAAGAACGGCGACATCGGCAACCTGGGCAACGCCACGGGCGCCGCCATCCTGAAGACCACCAAGAACAGCGCCAGCGCCGCCCGCTTCCTGAGCGCCCTGGTCGCCAAGGACGCCCAGACCTTCTTCCTGAGCGTGAACTTCGAGTACCCGGTCATCGGGAACATCCTGCAGCCCACCACCATGCTGCCCTACAGCGACGTGGTCAAGCGCAGCCCCCGCATCGACCCCACCGTGCTGCCCAA